One part of the Vibrio ponticus genome encodes these proteins:
- a CDS encoding long-chain fatty acid--CoA ligase — protein sequence MVQQRNDWADIENLDTFPKVLQFNAQFWPNDVAMREKEFGIWREFTWLDYQNRVKWMALALQALGIGETDVVGLLGDNRPEWVWGELAAHAIKAYSLGIYQDSMHEEVAYLINYAKAKVVIAEDEEQCDKLLELGDEIPSVEFIVYCDPRGMRKYDDPRLIDVEKLYQQGQAIDQAHPDRYTQLVAATKGDDLSILCTTSGTTSKPKLALLHSGTFLDHCAAYLRADPRSPGDNYVSVLPLPWIMEQVYVVGQALVARQIVNFVEEQETMMSDLREIGPSFVLLAPRVWENIVADVSARMMDSTPFKQKMYNWGMKLANQALEQGKRSKLAEFILLRALRDRLGFSNLTSAATGGAAMGPDTFRYLQAIGVPLKQLYGQTEMCGAYTVHQSDDVDYDSVGVAFDNAEVKVINPDSNGVGEIIAKSSGMFTGYLNNMKAYEEDVRDGWMHTGDAGYFKESGHLVVIDRLKDMSETSHGDRYSPQFIENKLKFSPFIAEAVVLGKQRPWLSAIICIRYAIVAKWAEQKGIAFTNYTNLSAQPEVYQAIREEVLKVNESLPDAQKISKFILLYKELDADDGELTRTRKVRRGVVAEKYGDIIETIYSDQPNVDVDTVITYQDGTKTRIKTSLVVETLIEHEPVAEQSEQRRIA from the coding sequence ATGGTGCAGCAACGTAATGACTGGGCAGACATCGAGAACCTAGATACTTTCCCTAAAGTATTGCAGTTCAACGCTCAATTTTGGCCTAACGATGTCGCCATGCGCGAGAAAGAGTTCGGTATTTGGCGTGAGTTCACCTGGCTAGATTACCAAAATCGCGTTAAGTGGATGGCGCTGGCTTTGCAAGCGTTAGGTATCGGTGAAACCGACGTCGTAGGTCTGTTAGGGGACAATCGACCTGAATGGGTATGGGGAGAATTAGCCGCTCACGCGATCAAAGCCTATTCGCTGGGGATTTACCAAGACTCGATGCATGAAGAAGTGGCGTACCTAATTAACTACGCGAAAGCCAAAGTGGTCATTGCCGAAGATGAAGAGCAATGTGACAAACTACTCGAATTGGGCGATGAAATTCCCAGTGTTGAGTTTATTGTTTATTGCGACCCTCGCGGCATGCGTAAGTATGATGATCCGCGCTTAATTGATGTTGAAAAGCTCTACCAGCAAGGTCAAGCAATCGATCAAGCTCATCCAGATAGATACACTCAGCTAGTCGCAGCTACCAAAGGCGACGATCTGTCGATTCTTTGTACCACCTCAGGGACGACGTCTAAACCGAAATTAGCGTTATTGCACAGCGGCACATTTCTCGACCATTGTGCGGCTTACCTGCGTGCTGATCCCCGTAGTCCGGGCGATAACTATGTCTCAGTACTGCCGTTACCTTGGATTATGGAGCAAGTGTACGTGGTGGGTCAGGCTTTGGTGGCGCGTCAAATTGTAAACTTCGTCGAAGAGCAAGAGACCATGATGTCTGACTTGCGAGAAATCGGTCCTAGCTTTGTATTGTTAGCCCCACGTGTATGGGAAAACATCGTCGCTGACGTGTCTGCACGCATGATGGATTCCACTCCATTTAAGCAGAAGATGTATAACTGGGGCATGAAGCTTGCCAACCAAGCCCTTGAACAAGGCAAACGTTCTAAATTGGCGGAGTTTATTTTGCTGCGTGCACTGCGTGACCGCTTAGGTTTTTCGAACTTAACATCGGCGGCAACTGGCGGAGCGGCAATGGGTCCCGATACCTTCCGTTATTTACAAGCGATTGGTGTGCCGCTGAAACAACTCTATGGTCAGACAGAAATGTGCGGCGCTTACACGGTGCATCAATCGGACGATGTGGACTATGACTCGGTTGGTGTCGCTTTTGATAATGCCGAAGTGAAAGTGATTAACCCAGACAGTAACGGTGTGGGGGAAATCATTGCGAAAAGCAGCGGTATGTTCACCGGTTATCTCAACAACATGAAGGCTTATGAGGAAGACGTTCGTGATGGTTGGATGCATACCGGTGATGCGGGCTACTTTAAAGAATCAGGCCATTTGGTGGTGATTGATCGCCTGAAAGATATGTCTGAAACCAGCCATGGTGACCGTTATTCTCCGCAGTTTATTGAAAATAAACTCAAGTTCTCGCCATTTATCGCAGAAGCGGTGGTGCTGGGTAAACAGCGTCCTTGGTTGTCTGCAATCATCTGTATTCGCTATGCCATTGTCGCTAAGTGGGCAGAACAAAAAGGTATCGCTTTTACCAACTATACCAACCTGTCTGCTCAGCCAGAGGTTTACCAGGCGATCCGCGAAGAAGTACTTAAGGTGAATGAGTCACTGCCTGATGCGCAAAAAATAAGTAAATTCATATTGTTATACAAAGAGTTAGATGCCGATGATGGCGAGTTAACTCGAACCCGTAAAGTGCGCCGTGGTGTAGTAGCAGAGAAGTATGGCGACATTATCGAGACCATCTATAGCGACCAACCGAATGTCGATGTCGATACGGTGATCACTTATCAAGATGGCACTAAGACACGTATCAAAACTTCACTGGTGGTGGAAACACTGATTGAACACGAACCAGTTGCAGAGCAAAGCGAACAACGGAGGATCGCATAG
- a CDS encoding ABC transporter ATP-binding protein, whose translation MVSETPLLQVNDISLAFGGVKALTDVSFHVNEKEIFSIIGPNGAGKTSMLNCISGRYTPNKGSVVFSGKDVTKRTPSQRAQLGIGRTFQNLALFSHMSVLDNIMVGRHHLLKNNFVTGPLYWFSNAQKEEMAHRKYVEEVIDFLEIQHIRKATAGTLSYGLRKRVELARAIALKPKLLLLDEPMAGMNLEEKEDMARFIMDLNEELDITIIMIEHDMGVVMDISNRVLVLDFGKHIAMGNPDQVMENPHVKKAYLGEEMPTLEESA comes from the coding sequence ATGGTATCGGAGACACCTCTATTGCAGGTAAACGATATTTCATTGGCTTTTGGTGGGGTTAAAGCGCTTACCGATGTGAGCTTCCACGTGAATGAAAAAGAAATCTTTTCAATCATTGGGCCAAATGGCGCTGGCAAAACCTCAATGCTCAACTGCATTTCAGGGCGTTATACACCCAATAAAGGCTCAGTCGTTTTTTCTGGTAAAGATGTGACTAAGCGAACACCAAGCCAACGAGCCCAACTCGGTATTGGACGTACCTTTCAAAACCTTGCGCTGTTTTCTCATATGTCTGTCTTAGACAACATCATGGTCGGTCGTCATCACTTGCTTAAGAATAACTTTGTTACAGGCCCACTGTACTGGTTTTCCAATGCACAAAAAGAGGAGATGGCACACCGAAAATATGTAGAAGAAGTGATCGACTTTCTTGAAATTCAGCATATTCGCAAAGCAACAGCAGGCACGCTTTCCTATGGGTTGCGTAAACGAGTGGAATTGGCGCGAGCCATCGCTCTCAAACCGAAACTATTACTGCTTGATGAGCCAATGGCAGGCATGAACCTCGAAGAAAAAGAGGATATGGCGCGATTTATCATGGATCTCAATGAGGAGCTAGACATCACGATTATCATGATAGAACACGACATGGGGGTGGTGATGGATATCTCGAATCGTGTGTTAGTGCTGGATTTTGGTAAACACATCGCGATGGGTAATCCGGATCAGGTGATGGAAAATCCGCATGTTAAGAAAGCTTATCTAGGTGAAGAGATGCCAACATTAGAGGAGAGCGCGTAA
- a CDS encoding electron transfer flavoprotein-ubiquinone oxidoreductase: MERDCMEFDVLIVGAGPAGLSAACKIKQLAAEQQQDISVCVVEKGSEVGAHILSGALFDTTSLAELFPQWQSFGAPLQTAVTEDKTCYLTSESDSYELAPWAVPKSLHNHDNYIISLGNLCRWLAEQAESLGVEVYAGFSAAQPIIDDGRVKGVITGDMGLDKAGEQKANFEPGIELRAQFTLFAEGARGHLGKQVIKHFQLDSEQVAQHYAIGFKELWQVPSEQHQPGLVVHGTGWPLQKEATGGSYLYHLENNQVAVGLIVDLNYSNPHLSPFEEFQRLKHHPLFSQYLKNGKRISYGARAITKGGYHSLPTQQFAGGLLIGCDAGTLNPAKIKGTHTAMKSGMLAAESVVEALANKTEMADYQKHFKQSWLYDELYKARNFSHGIHRYGTLGGGGIALLEQSILNGKAPWNIRCDRPDYQTLMLANSSQVIEYPKPDGLLSFDRLSSVFLSNIYHEENQPCHLRLQSERIPIEQNLELYAEPAQRYCPAGVYEIVQVQKQTMFDSGSNSALDSAPNSSPESRAQPVLQINAANCIHCKTCDIKDPSQNIDWTPPEGGGGPNYPNM; the protein is encoded by the coding sequence ATGGAAAGAGACTGCATGGAATTTGATGTGCTGATTGTTGGTGCCGGTCCCGCAGGGCTTTCGGCTGCGTGTAAGATCAAACAATTAGCCGCTGAGCAGCAGCAAGACATCTCGGTATGTGTGGTAGAGAAGGGTTCGGAAGTTGGCGCTCATATCTTGTCTGGAGCACTGTTTGATACCACCAGCTTGGCGGAGTTGTTTCCCCAGTGGCAAAGCTTTGGGGCACCGTTACAAACGGCGGTGACTGAGGATAAAACTTGTTATCTCACTAGTGAAAGCGACAGTTATGAACTGGCACCTTGGGCGGTACCCAAATCGCTGCATAACCATGATAACTATATAATAAGCCTAGGCAATTTGTGCCGCTGGTTAGCAGAGCAAGCAGAGTCGCTCGGTGTTGAGGTGTATGCGGGTTTTAGTGCCGCTCAACCCATTATTGATGATGGAAGAGTGAAAGGCGTGATCACCGGAGATATGGGGCTGGATAAGGCGGGGGAGCAAAAGGCAAATTTTGAGCCTGGAATTGAACTTAGAGCCCAATTTACCTTGTTTGCAGAGGGCGCGCGCGGGCATTTGGGCAAGCAAGTGATCAAACATTTCCAGCTAGACTCTGAGCAAGTCGCACAGCATTACGCCATTGGTTTTAAAGAGCTTTGGCAAGTGCCCTCCGAGCAGCATCAACCTGGTCTCGTGGTGCATGGCACTGGTTGGCCGTTACAAAAAGAGGCGACAGGTGGTAGCTATCTTTATCATCTTGAGAACAACCAAGTGGCTGTTGGGTTGATTGTCGACTTGAACTACAGCAATCCACACCTTAGTCCTTTCGAAGAATTTCAACGCCTCAAGCACCATCCATTATTTAGCCAATACTTAAAAAATGGTAAGCGAATAAGCTATGGGGCGAGGGCGATAACCAAAGGTGGTTACCACTCTTTACCCACTCAGCAGTTTGCTGGTGGCTTATTGATCGGCTGCGATGCAGGTACGCTCAACCCCGCCAAAATTAAAGGGACACACACCGCAATGAAGTCAGGTATGTTGGCTGCGGAATCGGTGGTTGAAGCGTTAGCGAATAAAACGGAAATGGCTGATTACCAGAAACATTTTAAGCAATCTTGGTTGTATGACGAACTCTATAAAGCAAGAAACTTCTCCCATGGCATTCATCGCTATGGCACATTAGGCGGGGGTGGCATTGCGTTACTTGAACAGAGTATTCTAAACGGCAAGGCCCCGTGGAACATACGTTGCGACAGGCCTGACTATCAAACATTGATGTTGGCTAATTCCTCTCAAGTGATCGAATATCCTAAACCAGACGGGTTACTCAGTTTTGATCGACTCTCATCGGTATTTCTCTCAAATATTTACCACGAAGAGAATCAACCTTGTCATTTACGCTTGCAGAGCGAGCGAATTCCAATCGAGCAGAACCTTGAATTGTATGCTGAACCTGCCCAGCGTTATTGCCCTGCGGGTGTGTATGAAATTGTACAAGTTCAGAAGCAGACTATGTTTGATTCAGGGTCGAACTCTGCGCTGGATTCTGCGCCGAACTCCTCGCCGGAATCTAGGGCGCAACCCGTGTTGCAAATCAATGCGGCCAACTGCATTCACTGCAAGACCTGCGACATCAAAGATCCCAGTCAAAATATTGATTGGACGCCGCCAGAAGGTGGTGGTGGACCAAACTATCCCAATATGTAG
- a CDS encoding electron transfer flavoprotein subunit beta/FixA family protein, with protein MKILVPVKRVIDPYIKVRVKPDNSDVETNNVKMTINPFCEIAVEEAVRLKEQGIAEEVIVVSAGETSSQEQLRTALALGADRAIHIDTENNIEPLIVAKLLKALAEREQVSLVITGKQSIDTDNNQVAQMLSALMDWPQATFASEISISDQQLQVTREVDGGLMTVAMPLPAVVSTDLRLNEPRFASLPNIMKAKKKPMSVETPEDLGVEVKFSQTINEVKPPQPRKSGIKVASVEELLDKLRNEAKVIE; from the coding sequence GTGAAAATACTAGTGCCGGTAAAAAGGGTCATCGACCCCTACATTAAGGTTCGCGTAAAGCCAGATAACAGCGACGTAGAAACGAACAATGTCAAAATGACGATTAACCCGTTTTGTGAGATAGCGGTAGAAGAAGCCGTTAGGCTCAAAGAGCAAGGGATTGCCGAAGAAGTTATTGTGGTCAGTGCGGGGGAAACAAGTAGCCAAGAGCAGTTACGCACTGCCCTCGCCCTCGGAGCCGATCGAGCGATTCATATTGATACCGAAAACAATATCGAGCCGTTGATTGTGGCTAAGTTATTGAAAGCCTTAGCAGAACGTGAACAAGTAAGCCTAGTGATCACGGGTAAACAATCGATTGATACTGACAATAATCAAGTCGCACAAATGCTGTCTGCCCTCATGGATTGGCCGCAAGCGACGTTTGCTTCCGAAATATCTATCTCCGATCAACAACTACAAGTCACTCGAGAAGTTGATGGTGGATTGATGACCGTTGCTATGCCTTTACCTGCCGTGGTCAGTACCGACCTTCGCCTCAACGAACCTCGCTTCGCTTCATTACCTAATATCATGAAAGCAAAGAAAAAACCGATGAGTGTCGAGACACCAGAGGATCTTGGGGTTGAAGTGAAATTTTCTCAGACCATTAATGAAGTGAAACCGCCACAACCACGCAAAAGTGGCATTAAGGTGGCGAGCGTTGAAGAACTGCTCGACAAACTACGTAATGAAGCCAAGGTGATCGAATGA
- a CDS encoding electron transfer flavoprotein subunit alpha/FixB family protein, with protein MKNLIIAEHDNHQLHADTLKVIDAARQVSEENTLLVIGSDCQTVAQQASQANHVTQVLVIDSPNYLHHFAENLAPVIANLASDFQAVWFCASSKGKDLSPRVAAKLDVGQISDIVQVVNQDTFIRPIYAGNAFASVTTSDPVRVITVRPSAFEPVGLSNTAPIESYQTDLTQAPVTLISVDKTESERPELTAAEVVVSGGRGVGSKENFALIEQVADKLGAAIGASRAAVDAGYVANDLQVGQTGKIVAPKLYIAVGISGAIQHLAGMKESKVIVAINKDPDCPIFEIADYSLVGDLFEILPQLVEQL; from the coding sequence ATGAAGAACTTAATCATCGCAGAACACGACAACCATCAACTTCATGCTGATACGCTCAAAGTCATTGATGCTGCTCGCCAAGTCAGTGAAGAAAACACGCTTTTAGTGATTGGTAGTGACTGCCAAACCGTTGCACAGCAGGCAAGCCAAGCTAATCATGTCACGCAAGTATTGGTTATCGATAGCCCCAACTATCTCCATCATTTCGCAGAAAACCTGGCTCCTGTGATTGCCAATCTCGCCTCAGACTTTCAAGCCGTTTGGTTTTGTGCCTCTTCAAAAGGTAAAGACCTATCTCCTCGCGTCGCCGCTAAACTTGATGTTGGGCAGATTTCCGATATCGTTCAAGTCGTCAATCAAGACACGTTTATTCGCCCTATCTATGCAGGTAACGCCTTCGCGAGTGTCACAACAAGCGATCCTGTTCGCGTGATCACGGTTCGTCCATCCGCGTTCGAACCTGTTGGGCTTAGCAACACCGCGCCTATCGAAAGTTACCAGACAGATTTAACTCAAGCGCCAGTGACGCTCATCAGCGTTGATAAAACTGAAAGTGAGCGTCCTGAATTAACCGCGGCTGAAGTGGTGGTGTCAGGCGGAAGAGGCGTTGGCAGCAAAGAAAACTTTGCTTTGATCGAGCAAGTCGCGGACAAATTGGGCGCAGCGATTGGCGCTTCACGAGCCGCGGTAGACGCTGGGTATGTCGCCAATGATCTGCAAGTAGGACAGACGGGTAAAATCGTCGCGCCTAAGCTCTATATTGCTGTTGGTATCTCAGGAGCAATTCAACATTTAGCCGGCATGAAAGAATCGAAAGTGATAGTCGCAATCAACAAAGATCCTGATTGTCCTATATTTGAAATAGCGGACTATAGTTTGGTCGGCGACCTATTTGAAATTCTGCCGCAGCTCGTAGAGCAGCTGTAA
- a CDS encoding acetoacetate--CoA ligase, protein MKESPIWSPTEERIANSNLARFIDQINHLDNSEPISDYSSLHQWSLTHNEEFWRQTWNFCDVVGELGEKTKTIGAPKWQQPALNRDALWFEDSQLNYAENLLKDALNAALKHSDRAFVTFTNEQNQQRSLTGQQLIDQVYCVQTWLRECGVSQGDVVAGYLPYIPEAVIAMLAATSLGAIWTSTSPDFGVDSVIERFGQVSPKVLFCCDGYQFNGKIFPMQEKNAAISQELNHSKSLNDKSSNGKISRNIKVCQIDYLNTQSQSNPTTESDFITWQNLLTKFTASSSSPRLTFQRVPFNHPLFILYSSGTTGQPKCIVHSVGGTLLNHLKEHVLHCDVKPSDKVFYYTTCGWMMWNWHVSSLASGATLVIYDGNPVYPDSSTLWRLADQQSVSLFGTSAKYLEAIEHSHYSPNQEFKLPNLRTLCSTGSALYPEQFSYVYQNIKSDLHLASISGGTDICGCFVLGNPISPVYKGECQHAGLGVDAQVLNDKGERVIQQRGELTCVNSLPNFPIGFWNDDGERYHNAYWDKFQDVWHHGDDVMQRNTDGFVFYGRSDATLNPGGVRIGTAEIYQQVNHIAGVEDSIAVGKLRLQTEEIWLMVKLEKNIVLNQTLKNQISAVLKNNCSPRHVPKQIFAISDIPKTRSGKIVELAVKQVINGQDVKNVGAIANPEILEEIKALTSAINS, encoded by the coding sequence ATGAAGGAATCACCAATATGGTCGCCAACAGAAGAGCGAATTGCCAACAGTAACCTTGCTCGCTTTATCGATCAAATAAACCATCTTGATAACTCAGAGCCAATTTCGGATTACTCCTCACTTCACCAATGGTCACTAACGCACAACGAGGAATTTTGGCGCCAAACTTGGAATTTCTGTGATGTGGTTGGTGAGTTGGGCGAAAAGACCAAGACTATCGGCGCTCCTAAATGGCAACAGCCAGCCCTAAACAGAGATGCGCTATGGTTTGAAGATAGCCAATTGAATTACGCCGAAAACCTGCTTAAGGATGCGTTAAATGCTGCATTGAAGCATTCAGATCGCGCGTTTGTTACCTTTACTAACGAGCAAAATCAGCAGCGCTCTCTCACCGGACAGCAACTCATTGATCAAGTCTACTGTGTGCAAACTTGGTTACGAGAGTGCGGTGTGAGCCAAGGCGACGTTGTAGCAGGCTATTTGCCCTACATTCCAGAAGCGGTTATTGCTATGCTCGCCGCCACCAGCCTCGGAGCAATATGGACCTCAACCTCTCCAGACTTTGGTGTAGACAGTGTCATTGAACGCTTTGGTCAGGTTTCTCCCAAGGTTCTTTTCTGCTGTGATGGCTATCAGTTTAACGGTAAGATTTTCCCGATGCAGGAAAAGAACGCTGCCATTAGCCAAGAGTTAAATCACAGCAAATCACTTAACGACAAATCATCTAACGGAAAGATAAGCCGCAACATCAAGGTTTGCCAGATCGACTATCTAAATACTCAATCTCAGTCAAACCCAACAACCGAGTCTGACTTCATCACGTGGCAAAATCTTTTAACCAAATTCACAGCGAGCTCATCGTCACCAAGACTCACTTTTCAACGCGTACCATTCAACCATCCACTCTTCATTCTTTACTCCTCAGGAACAACCGGACAACCTAAATGTATCGTGCATTCTGTTGGAGGTACGCTGCTCAATCACTTAAAAGAGCACGTGTTACACTGTGACGTAAAACCTAGTGATAAAGTGTTTTATTACACCACATGTGGGTGGATGATGTGGAATTGGCATGTCTCGTCACTCGCCTCGGGCGCGACATTAGTGATTTATGATGGCAACCCCGTTTACCCTGATAGCAGCACACTATGGCGCCTAGCCGATCAGCAATCCGTCAGCTTATTTGGCACGTCTGCAAAGTACCTAGAAGCGATCGAACACAGTCATTATTCCCCAAATCAAGAATTTAAATTGCCGAACCTGCGCACCCTTTGCTCTACGGGTTCGGCGCTTTATCCGGAACAATTTAGTTATGTATATCAGAACATTAAGTCTGATTTACATCTTGCTTCCATCTCAGGTGGCACTGATATTTGCGGCTGCTTTGTACTCGGCAACCCTATCTCACCGGTTTACAAAGGAGAATGCCAACACGCAGGTTTAGGCGTGGATGCTCAAGTGCTAAATGACAAAGGCGAGCGAGTAATACAACAACGTGGCGAGCTCACCTGCGTCAATTCTCTACCTAATTTCCCTATCGGTTTTTGGAATGATGATGGCGAGCGCTACCACAACGCCTATTGGGACAAATTCCAAGATGTTTGGCACCATGGTGATGATGTCATGCAACGCAATACGGATGGTTTTGTATTCTATGGGCGCAGTGACGCGACCCTAAATCCCGGAGGAGTAAGGATCGGCACCGCAGAGATTTATCAGCAGGTTAATCATATCGCGGGCGTGGAGGATTCGATTGCAGTAGGCAAATTGCGTCTACAAACAGAAGAGATATGGCTGATGGTAAAGCTTGAGAAAAACATTGTTCTTAATCAGACACTTAAAAACCAAATTAGCGCTGTATTAAAAAACAACTGTTCTCCACGCCATGTACCTAAGCAGATATTTGCCATTAGCGATATCCCCAAAACCCGTTCAGGTAAAATCGTTGAGTTAGCGGTAAAACAAGTAATCAATGGTCAAGACGTAAAAAATGTCGGCGCTATCGCTAACCCAGAGATATTAGAAGAGATAAAAGCGCTCACCTCTGCTATCAACTCCTAA
- the pdhA gene encoding pyruvate dehydrogenase (acetyl-transferring) E1 component subunit alpha, whose protein sequence is MNVQALPMHRFIDHDGNLVSQLPNWADLDILVGFYQDMVLTRTYDNKAVALQRTGKLGTYPSHLGSEAIGIAVGRSLKVSDVFVPYYRDMPAMWCRGVAMEKNLQYWGGDERGSDFTPQGSPFPSKDLPFCVPIATQCTHAVGVASALKIKGNHDAALVMCGDGGTSKGDFLESINCAGAWNIPLVFMVNNNQWAISVPRRLQCAAEFLSEKAKGAGIPGITVDGNDVVAVYDATMTALERARKGKGATLIEAISYRLSDHTTADDATRYRNEDEVQTAWQYEPIRRLKLFLTHQGVWSHQQEIEWQEHCKNEVELAVERYLNTPNQAPETGFDYLYESLPQELHPQRDHLINKAMRMQGGKHG, encoded by the coding sequence ATGAACGTTCAGGCATTACCCATGCACCGGTTTATCGACCATGATGGGAACCTCGTCAGCCAACTACCCAACTGGGCTGATCTCGACATTTTAGTCGGGTTTTATCAAGATATGGTGCTAACGCGCACCTACGACAACAAAGCCGTGGCGCTACAACGCACAGGCAAACTCGGTACTTACCCTTCACACCTTGGTTCAGAGGCAATTGGCATCGCCGTTGGGCGTTCACTCAAAGTCAGTGATGTATTCGTCCCCTACTATCGCGATATGCCCGCCATGTGGTGTCGCGGTGTCGCAATGGAAAAGAACCTTCAATATTGGGGCGGTGACGAAAGAGGCAGTGACTTTACGCCGCAAGGCAGCCCTTTTCCGAGTAAAGATTTACCGTTTTGCGTGCCAATCGCTACCCAATGTACCCATGCAGTCGGCGTTGCTTCCGCTCTCAAAATAAAAGGCAATCATGACGCTGCGCTGGTGATGTGTGGCGATGGCGGCACATCAAAAGGTGACTTCCTAGAGTCGATTAATTGCGCAGGTGCTTGGAACATACCTTTAGTATTCATGGTCAACAACAATCAATGGGCGATTTCGGTACCGCGTCGTTTGCAATGTGCCGCTGAATTTCTCTCCGAGAAAGCCAAAGGTGCCGGAATACCGGGAATTACAGTCGATGGTAATGATGTGGTCGCGGTTTACGACGCAACCATGACGGCATTAGAGCGCGCAAGAAAGGGGAAAGGCGCAACCTTAATCGAAGCCATCAGTTACCGTTTGAGCGACCATACCACCGCCGACGACGCAACTCGCTACCGTAACGAAGATGAAGTGCAAACTGCATGGCAATATGAACCGATTCGTCGCTTAAAACTGTTTTTGACCCACCAAGGTGTTTGGAGCCACCAACAAGAAATAGAGTGGCAAGAGCATTGCAAAAATGAAGTGGAATTAGCCGTCGAACGTTACTTAAATACGCCAAACCAAGCGCCAGAAACAGGCTTTGACTACCTCTATGAATCTCTTCCGCAAGAACTCCACCCGCAAAGAGATCATCTGATCAACAAAGCAATGCGTATGCAAGGAGGCAAACATGGCTGA
- a CDS encoding alpha-ketoacid dehydrogenase subunit beta: MAELTLVEAVNLALHHEMEQDSNVVVLGEDVGDNGGVFRATVGLKQKFGLKRVIDTPLAEALIGGVTVGMATQGLRPVAEFQFQGFVFPAMEHLMCHAARMRNRTRGRLTCPAVFRAPFGGGIHAPEHHSESVEALFAHTAGFKVVVPSSPQRAYGLLLAAIRSNDPVMFFEPKRIYRTVKSQVVDNGEALPLDSCFTLRKGRDITLVTWGACVVESLQAAQALSTQGIEVEVIDLASIKPIDTATIFRSLEKTGRLLIVHEASKTCGVGAELLARTAEHAMCLLKAPPKRVTGMDTIMPYYRNEDYYMIQQDDIVLAARELMEDWQ; this comes from the coding sequence ATGGCTGAACTAACACTAGTTGAGGCAGTGAACCTCGCTCTCCATCATGAAATGGAGCAAGACTCGAACGTTGTCGTACTCGGTGAAGATGTCGGCGACAACGGCGGTGTTTTCCGTGCCACGGTCGGTCTAAAACAGAAATTTGGTCTTAAGCGTGTGATTGATACACCGCTAGCCGAAGCACTGATTGGCGGCGTAACCGTGGGTATGGCGACGCAAGGACTACGCCCTGTGGCAGAGTTCCAGTTTCAAGGCTTTGTCTTCCCTGCTATGGAACATTTGATGTGTCATGCCGCACGGATGCGAAATCGCACACGCGGTAGGCTCACCTGTCCAGCTGTTTTTCGTGCGCCTTTTGGCGGTGGTATCCACGCTCCCGAGCACCACTCCGAGAGTGTCGAAGCCCTATTTGCGCACACTGCGGGTTTCAAAGTTGTCGTACCTTCTTCTCCACAACGAGCTTACGGTCTATTGCTCGCGGCGATTCGCAGTAACGACCCTGTGATGTTCTTTGAACCTAAGCGCATCTATCGTACCGTCAAATCGCAAGTGGTCGATAACGGCGAAGCGCTGCCACTCGATAGCTGTTTTACCCTGCGTAAAGGACGCGACATTACTCTAGTAACTTGGGGAGCGTGTGTGGTGGAGTCTCTACAAGCTGCACAAGCATTATCTACCCAAGGCATCGAGGTTGAAGTGATCGACTTAGCCAGCATTAAGCCGATTGATACCGCGACGATATTTCGCTCCTTAGAGAAAACCGGACGCTTACTGATTGTTCATGAAGCCAGTAAGACTTGTGGTGTCGGCGCTGAGCTGTTGGCGCGCACCGCTGAACATGCGATGTGCCTGCTCAAAGCACCACCAAAGCGCGTAACCGGAATGGACACCATCATGCCCTACTACCGCAATGAAGACTATTACATGATCCAACAAGACGACATTGTGCTCGCAGCGCGTGAACTTATGGAGGATTGGCAATGA